One segment of Micromonospora parathelypteridis DNA contains the following:
- a CDS encoding alpha/beta fold hydrolase yields MTRQDAAQRTVTTPDGRHLAVETSGAPDGPAVFLLHGTPGSRSGPRPRGIVVYRLGVHLVCYDRPGYGDSHRHEGRRVADAAADVAAIADDLGIERFAVVGRSGGGPHALACAALLPDRVTRAAVLVGLAPAGAPDLDWYAGMAETNVEDYGQADEDLTELTLNLKVRAEEARKDPMTLLDFLRPQLPEADIRVVDDIAIRRLLTDMYSEALRHGPEGWIDDVLAIRRGWGFDLGTIRAEVRLWHGEQDRFSPVEHSRWLAARISRAEVQVQPGAAHFGAVEILPQTLTWLANPELATSPRH; encoded by the coding sequence GTGACGCGACAAGATGCGGCACAGCGCACCGTCACGACCCCGGACGGCCGGCACCTCGCAGTGGAGACCTCCGGCGCACCGGACGGGCCCGCGGTCTTCCTGCTGCACGGCACCCCGGGCAGCCGCAGCGGCCCCCGGCCCCGGGGCATCGTCGTCTACCGCCTCGGCGTGCACCTCGTCTGCTACGACCGACCCGGTTACGGCGACTCCCACCGGCACGAGGGTCGGCGGGTGGCCGACGCCGCGGCCGACGTGGCGGCGATCGCCGACGACCTCGGCATCGAGCGGTTCGCGGTGGTGGGCCGATCCGGCGGAGGGCCGCACGCCCTGGCCTGTGCGGCGCTGCTGCCCGACCGGGTCACCCGGGCCGCCGTGCTGGTGGGGCTCGCACCGGCCGGCGCACCCGACCTCGACTGGTACGCCGGGATGGCCGAGACGAACGTGGAGGACTACGGGCAGGCCGACGAGGACCTGACCGAGCTGACGCTCAACCTGAAGGTCCGCGCGGAAGAGGCCCGGAAGGACCCGATGACGCTGCTGGACTTCCTCCGCCCCCAGTTGCCCGAGGCGGACATCCGAGTGGTCGACGACATCGCGATCCGCCGCCTGCTGACCGACATGTACTCCGAGGCGTTGCGGCACGGCCCCGAGGGCTGGATCGACGATGTGCTGGCGATTCGGCGGGGCTGGGGGTTCGACCTCGGCACCATCCGCGCGGAGGTCCGACTCTGGCACGGCGAGCAGGACCGCTTCTCCCCGGTGGAGCACTCCCGTTGGCTCGCCGCACGAATCTCACGCGCCGAGGTCCAGGTGCAGCCCGGCGCCGCGCACTTCGGGGCGGTGGAGATCCTGCCGCAGACCCTGACCTGGCTGGCCAACCCGGAGCTGGCGACCAGCCCGCGACACTGA
- a CDS encoding pectate lyase family protein: MTLIATTAAATATLVTAGLLTAVSAQAAAGCRIAYSVASQWPGGFTGNVTVTNLGDPISGWTLRWSYGAGQQVNQAWGATVTQSGGQVSATNVDYNGNLATNGSTSFGFNASWNNSSNPVPTSFTLNNVACTGGTTPTTPPLPSTPPPSTPPPSTPPPSTPPPTNNPPQTGLVGWATQNGGTTGGGNAATTTVTNASALTSALNATGAAVIRVSGTISCSGMLRVRSNKTILGNSGATIAGCGLNINGDRNVIIRNLTFRDWNDDAINVQESATNIWIDHNSFTNGYDGAVDIKRGSDFVTVSWNRVFSHDKNMLLGHSDDNASQDVGHLRVSYHHNWFDGSNQRNPRVRFGNPVHVYNNYYRANGGYGVASTENAGVLVEGNYFENVDDPYHLGEGDSGPGSLVARNNHFVNSPTGQTGGSVAGIPYSYQLDTASNVKSIVTAGAGVGRITV; the protein is encoded by the coding sequence ATGACGCTGATCGCAACCACCGCCGCAGCCACCGCCACCCTCGTCACCGCCGGGCTGCTGACCGCCGTGTCCGCCCAGGCGGCCGCCGGCTGCCGGATCGCCTACTCGGTCGCCAGCCAGTGGCCGGGCGGGTTCACCGGCAACGTCACGGTCACCAACCTCGGCGACCCGATCTCCGGGTGGACGCTGCGCTGGTCGTACGGGGCCGGTCAGCAGGTCAACCAGGCGTGGGGCGCCACCGTTACACAGAGCGGTGGTCAGGTCTCCGCGACCAACGTCGACTACAACGGCAACCTGGCGACCAACGGCAGCACCTCGTTCGGCTTCAACGCGAGCTGGAACAACTCCAGCAACCCGGTCCCGACCAGCTTCACCCTGAACAACGTCGCCTGCACCGGGGGCACCACCCCGACCACTCCGCCGCTACCGAGCACCCCGCCGCCGAGCACGCCGCCACCCAGTACCCCACCACCCAGCACGCCGCCCCCGACGAACAACCCGCCGCAGACCGGTCTGGTCGGTTGGGCCACCCAGAACGGCGGCACCACCGGTGGCGGCAACGCCGCGACGACCACCGTCACCAACGCCTCGGCGCTGACCAGCGCGTTGAACGCCACCGGCGCCGCGGTGATCCGGGTGTCCGGGACCATCTCCTGCTCCGGAATGCTGCGGGTCCGGTCCAACAAGACCATCCTCGGCAACTCCGGCGCGACCATCGCCGGCTGCGGGCTCAACATCAACGGTGACCGCAACGTCATCATCCGGAACCTGACCTTCCGGGACTGGAACGACGACGCGATCAACGTGCAGGAGTCGGCCACCAACATCTGGATCGACCACAACAGCTTCACCAACGGGTACGACGGCGCGGTCGACATCAAGCGCGGCTCGGACTTCGTCACCGTGTCGTGGAACCGGGTCTTCAGCCACGACAAGAACATGCTGCTCGGCCACAGCGACGACAACGCCAGCCAGGACGTCGGTCACCTGCGGGTGAGCTATCACCACAACTGGTTCGACGGCAGCAACCAGCGCAACCCCCGGGTGCGCTTCGGCAACCCGGTGCACGTGTACAACAACTACTACCGGGCCAACGGTGGCTACGGCGTCGCGTCCACCGAGAACGCCGGTGTGCTCGTCGAGGGCAACTACTTCGAGAACGTCGACGACCCGTACCACCTCGGTGAGGGTGACTCCGGGCCTGGCAGCCTGGTCGCCCGCAACAACCACTTCGTCAACTCGCCCACGGGCCAGACCGGCGGCAGCGTGGCCGGCATCCCGTACTCCTACCAGCTGGACACCGCGAGCAACGTCAAGTCCATCGTGACGGCGGGCGCCGGCGTCGGCCGGATCACCGTCTGA
- a CDS encoding class III extradiol dioxygenase subunit B-like domain-containing protein: MTGSARRRSGDSRYGDQVPLVAAAVCPHPPLLVPEVAGSTAPELDDLRAACDTAVRRLLAAEPDTVLLLGTGPATGPIPNPATGTLQPWGVDLDVPLVSGQPDRGAVLPLSLTIGAWLLARHHTRERVTAVQVAADAGPAELAALADEINAVAGRVALLVLGDGSACRGEKAPGYDDPRARPYDQRVATALAEADLDGLLDLDPVLSAELKAAGRAPWQVLAGAARSAGGGWRGELLHDSAPYGVAYFVASWERV, encoded by the coding sequence ATGACCGGATCGGCGCGGAGACGCTCCGGGGATTCCCGCTACGGTGATCAGGTGCCACTGGTCGCTGCTGCCGTCTGCCCGCATCCGCCCCTGCTCGTGCCCGAGGTGGCCGGCTCCACGGCCCCGGAGCTGGACGACCTTCGGGCGGCCTGCGACACCGCCGTACGCCGGTTGCTGGCCGCCGAACCGGACACCGTGCTCTTGCTGGGCACCGGTCCGGCGACCGGCCCGATCCCCAACCCGGCGACCGGCACGCTGCAACCATGGGGTGTCGACCTGGATGTGCCGTTGGTCTCCGGCCAGCCCGATCGCGGTGCGGTGCTGCCGTTGAGCCTGACCATCGGGGCGTGGTTGCTGGCCCGACACCACACACGGGAGCGGGTGACCGCCGTGCAGGTGGCTGCCGACGCCGGCCCGGCCGAGCTGGCCGCGCTCGCCGACGAGATCAACGCCGTGGCGGGCCGAGTGGCGTTGCTGGTGCTCGGGGACGGCTCGGCCTGCCGGGGGGAGAAGGCCCCCGGGTACGACGACCCGCGCGCCCGCCCGTACGACCAGCGGGTCGCCACGGCCCTGGCCGAGGCGGACCTGGACGGCCTGCTCGACCTCGACCCGGTGCTGTCGGCGGAGTTGAAAGCGGCCGGCCGCGCGCCGTGGCAGGTGCTCGCCGGCGCGGCCCGATCGGCCGGCGGCGGGTGGCGCGGTGAGCTGCTGCACGACTCGGCCCCCTACGGCGTCGCCTACTTCGTGGCGTCCTGGGAGCGGGTGTGA
- the miaB gene encoding tRNA (N6-isopentenyl adenosine(37)-C2)-methylthiotransferase MiaB, with protein MARTYNVVTYGCQMNVHDSERISGLLEQAGYVRAVPADDSPDIVVFNTCAVRENADNRLYGNLGRLRPVKDKHPGMQIAVGGCLAQKDRGEIVRKAPWVDVVFGTHNIGALPVLLERARHNAAAEVEILESLDVFPSTLPARRESTYAGWVSISVGCNNTCTFCIVPALRGKEKDRRPGDILSEVRALVDEGVLEVTLLGQNVNSYGVEFGDRYAFGKLLRACGDIDGLERVRFTSPHPKDFTDDVIAAMAETPNVCHSLHMPLQSGSDDVLRAMRRSYRSERYLGIIEKVRAAMPDAAITTDIIVGFPGETEADFQRTLDVVREARFSSAFTFQYSKRPGTPAATMDDQLPKQVVQERYERLVACVEEITWAENKRLVGETVEVLVAVGEGRKDERTGRMSGRARDGRLVHFATEAPGTESMAGQIRPGDIVHTTITYAAPHHLNADGAPVAHRRTRAGDAAEAGRSPRTPGVLLGLPTIGAPPVAAAPTAGCATH; from the coding sequence GTGGCTAGGACCTACAACGTCGTGACGTACGGCTGCCAGATGAACGTGCACGATTCTGAGCGCATCTCCGGCCTGCTCGAACAGGCTGGCTACGTGCGCGCGGTGCCGGCCGACGACTCCCCGGACATCGTCGTCTTCAACACCTGCGCGGTGCGGGAGAATGCGGACAACCGGCTCTACGGCAACCTCGGTCGTCTGCGCCCGGTGAAGGACAAGCACCCCGGGATGCAGATCGCGGTCGGCGGCTGCCTGGCCCAGAAGGACCGGGGTGAGATCGTCCGCAAGGCGCCCTGGGTGGACGTGGTCTTCGGCACCCACAACATCGGTGCGCTGCCGGTGCTGCTCGAGCGGGCCCGGCACAACGCCGCCGCCGAGGTGGAGATCCTCGAGTCCCTCGACGTCTTCCCCTCCACGCTGCCCGCCCGCCGCGAGTCCACGTACGCCGGCTGGGTGTCGATCTCGGTGGGCTGCAACAACACCTGCACCTTCTGCATCGTGCCCGCGCTGCGCGGCAAGGAGAAGGACCGCCGTCCCGGCGACATCCTCTCCGAGGTGCGCGCCCTGGTCGACGAGGGCGTACTGGAGGTGACCCTGCTCGGGCAGAACGTCAACTCCTACGGCGTCGAGTTCGGTGACCGGTACGCGTTCGGCAAGCTGCTGCGCGCCTGTGGTGACATCGACGGGCTGGAGCGGGTCCGGTTCACCAGCCCGCACCCGAAGGACTTCACCGACGACGTGATCGCCGCGATGGCCGAGACACCGAACGTCTGCCACTCGCTGCACATGCCGTTGCAGTCCGGCTCCGACGACGTGCTCCGGGCGATGCGCCGGTCCTACCGCTCCGAGCGCTACCTGGGGATCATCGAGAAGGTCCGGGCAGCGATGCCGGACGCGGCGATCACCACCGACATCATCGTCGGCTTCCCCGGCGAGACCGAGGCCGACTTCCAGCGCACGCTGGACGTGGTCCGCGAGGCCCGGTTCTCCTCGGCCTTCACCTTCCAGTATTCGAAGCGTCCCGGCACCCCCGCCGCGACGATGGACGACCAACTGCCCAAGCAGGTCGTGCAGGAGCGCTACGAGCGGCTGGTGGCATGCGTCGAGGAGATCACCTGGGCGGAGAACAAGCGACTGGTGGGGGAGACCGTCGAGGTGCTCGTCGCGGTCGGCGAAGGGCGCAAGGACGAGCGGACCGGCCGGATGTCCGGTCGGGCCCGCGACGGTCGGCTGGTGCACTTCGCGACCGAGGCCCCCGGCACGGAGTCGATGGCCGGCCAGATCCGGCCGGGAGACATCGTGCACACCACGATCACGTACGCCGCGCCGCATCACCTCAACGCCGACGGGGCGCCGGTGGCGCACCGACGGACCCGGGCCGGTGACGCGGCCGAGGCGGGACGATCCCCGCGTACCCCCGGGGTGTTGCTGGGTCTGCCGACGATCGGCGCGCCGCCGGTCGCGGCCGCGCCCACCGCGGGCTGCGCCACCCACTGA
- a CDS encoding DUF349 domain-containing protein has translation MSDWTAFGRVDADGTVYVKTTEGERVVGSWQAGAPEEGLAHFARRFADLVTEVDLTEARLKSGAADAGHSLSTIRRIRTTLPEANVVGDIDALAARLDKLATLAEEKAGEARAARDAARGEALARKTALVEEAEKLAAESTGWKTAGDRLKEILDEWKTIRGVDKKADGELWKRFAAARDGFTRRRGAHFASLDSQRKQAQTAKEELVAEAEKLQESTDWAATANQLKDLMTQWKAAPRASKEAEQKLWERFRGAQDAFFSRRSEVFSARDNEQRGNLERKQALLAEAEALDIDADPKGAQAKLREIQAQWHEAGRVPREAAAGLERRLRVIDDKVRDVMDSAWRRTTKEDNPLLAQMRAQVAEAEERLARAQSAGDTRRIKDAEQALAAKRQFLQLAEQAG, from the coding sequence ATGAGCGACTGGACTGCCTTCGGACGGGTGGACGCGGACGGCACCGTGTACGTCAAGACCACCGAGGGCGAGCGGGTGGTCGGATCCTGGCAGGCGGGAGCACCGGAGGAGGGCCTTGCGCACTTCGCACGCCGCTTCGCCGACCTGGTGACCGAGGTGGACCTGACCGAAGCGCGTCTCAAGTCGGGTGCGGCGGATGCCGGACACTCGCTGAGCACGATCCGGCGGATCCGCACCACGCTGCCCGAGGCCAACGTGGTCGGCGACATCGACGCGCTGGCCGCTCGCCTGGACAAGCTGGCCACCCTCGCCGAGGAGAAGGCCGGCGAAGCGCGCGCGGCCCGGGACGCCGCTCGCGGCGAGGCACTGGCCCGCAAGACGGCGCTGGTCGAGGAGGCCGAGAAGCTCGCCGCCGAGTCGACCGGGTGGAAGACCGCCGGGGACCGGCTCAAGGAGATCCTCGACGAGTGGAAGACCATCCGTGGGGTCGACAAGAAGGCCGACGGTGAGCTGTGGAAGCGGTTCGCCGCCGCCCGGGACGGTTTCACCCGCCGCCGTGGCGCCCACTTCGCCTCCCTGGACTCGCAGCGCAAGCAGGCGCAGACGGCCAAGGAGGAGCTGGTCGCCGAAGCGGAGAAGCTCCAGGAATCCACCGACTGGGCCGCCACCGCCAACCAGCTCAAGGATCTGATGACCCAGTGGAAGGCCGCGCCGCGCGCCTCCAAGGAGGCCGAGCAGAAGCTCTGGGAACGATTCCGGGGCGCGCAGGACGCCTTCTTCAGCCGGCGCAGTGAGGTCTTCTCGGCACGGGACAACGAGCAGCGCGGCAATCTGGAGCGCAAGCAGGCCCTGCTCGCCGAGGCGGAGGCGTTGGACATCGACGCCGACCCGAAGGGCGCCCAGGCCAAGCTGCGGGAGATCCAGGCACAGTGGCACGAGGCCGGCCGGGTGCCCCGCGAGGCAGCCGCCGGGCTGGAGCGCCGGCTCCGCGTCATCGACGACAAGGTCCGCGACGTGATGGACTCGGCGTGGCGCCGCACCACCAAGGAGGACAACCCGCTGCTCGCCCAGATGCGGGCGCAGGTCGCGGAAGCCGAGGAGCGGTTGGCCCGGGCGCAGAGCGCCGGGGACACGCGCCGGATCAAGGACGCCGAGCAGGCGCTCGCCGCCAAGCGGCAGTTCCTCCAGCTCGCCGAGCAGGCCGGCTGA
- the fxsT gene encoding FxSxx-COOH system tetratricopeptide repeat protein: MNNDREGQVVTFYSFKGGTGRTMALANVAWILAASGRRVLVADWDLESPGLHRFFHPFLDAEAIQGTSGVIDMIRDYEWETTRVDDRPDRWMEQYARVGRHAFSLRWNFPDGGGLDFLSAGRQNSDYAVSVSGLDWDNFYNRLGGAQFFEALRADMKRQYDFTLIDSRTGLSDVADICTLHLPDTLVDCFTLSDQGIDGAARVAHSVRDRYRRRDIRVLPVPMRVDQAEKERAEAGRLLAMRRFAGLPAGMTEAERRRYWAAVEVPYRPFYAYEETLATFGDPPGSPTSLLAAFETLTGILTDGAVTALPVMDESVRERGKARFRRRTEAIDDQIVLRCAPEDAIWAEWLERVLSSAGLRVVDPTAAVGSAGTPAPRTLTVVSPAYVATPSGGLPDRDTSTGSTALAVYVADLRPLAEFPSQSSTNLVNVSAATAVERVLRLVGRPVPSSADGPAGGSSRYPGAEPLIFNAPNRNARFTGREDDLARLRAQLQSGGSAVVLPVALQGMGGVGKTQVALEYVHRYKAAYDVVWWIVADPPQFVDTALADLAGRLGILAGPTLPDTVRSVLQVLSRGEPYERWLVVLDNAEELDQIEPFLPQGPGHVLLTSRNRAWGDRANPIQVDVFDRTESVAHLAQRVPTISAEEADRVAEALGDLPIAVAAAGAWLADTGTSVADYLRQIERHGPSALSVEATWDLSLNRLLDQAPAAYRLLQLCSVLAPEIALELVYSDEMAAALVPFDPSVSERLVRGALVQQINRLALLKLDVQGGRVQVHRLLQAVVRDRMTDDEINAARHQVHLVLAASRPRGDVDDPTTWARLRMLWPHLEVSEALTCPDESVCQLLIDRVRYLWQRGGLDQADGFSQEVDDTWSARLGDTQDEADATALGRQLLHLRFNRANILRSLGRFEEARDLDEAVLAEQRRLLGPLHPHSLMTAGSLGGDLRALGRYAEALDRDRSTYASWLQVFGEDHPRTLSAANNLAVSYRLVGDYRSARRWDDEVHQRRRLVLGPTNPYTLVSAVRLGSDLREAGEYERSATLLRTVYDSYCEVLGPDDGRSLSAQVNLAVSMRSAGRAGEAAPMFEAAYRKFDELFGPDNPDTVACRSSRAANLLAVGDAGRAFTEMTAVIQAYEEELRLGPEHPHTLATLSNISAAERALGRRSESRASAARAAGELRKVLGPDHPHTLAAEVNQAVCLAEEGDWESARDRLRETAGRLSAVIGADHPDTLRCLGDLALVSRRAGDGAPAEDVGAVAERLAEVIGHEHPTVQTLRERRFVVRVIDPHTI; the protein is encoded by the coding sequence ATGAACAACGATCGCGAAGGTCAGGTCGTCACCTTCTACTCGTTCAAGGGTGGGACGGGTCGGACGATGGCGCTGGCCAACGTCGCCTGGATCCTCGCGGCCAGCGGCCGGCGGGTCCTCGTCGCCGACTGGGACCTCGAGTCACCCGGCCTGCACCGCTTCTTCCACCCGTTCCTCGACGCCGAGGCGATCCAGGGCACCAGCGGCGTGATCGACATGATCCGCGACTACGAGTGGGAGACCACCCGGGTCGACGACCGGCCGGATCGCTGGATGGAGCAGTACGCCCGGGTCGGGCGGCACGCGTTCTCGCTGCGCTGGAACTTCCCGGACGGCGGCGGCCTCGACTTCCTCTCCGCCGGCCGGCAGAACAGCGACTACGCCGTGTCCGTGAGCGGGCTGGACTGGGACAACTTCTACAACCGGCTGGGCGGTGCGCAGTTCTTCGAGGCGCTGCGGGCGGACATGAAGCGCCAGTACGACTTCACCCTGATCGACAGCCGGACGGGGTTGAGCGACGTCGCCGACATCTGCACCCTGCACCTGCCGGACACCCTGGTCGACTGCTTCACGCTCAGCGACCAGGGCATCGACGGGGCGGCCCGGGTGGCGCACTCGGTGCGGGACCGGTACCGCCGGCGCGACATCCGGGTCCTGCCGGTGCCGATGCGGGTGGACCAGGCCGAGAAGGAACGGGCCGAGGCGGGTCGCCTGCTGGCCATGCGCCGGTTCGCCGGCTTGCCGGCGGGCATGACCGAGGCGGAACGGCGGCGATACTGGGCGGCGGTCGAGGTCCCGTACCGGCCGTTCTACGCGTACGAGGAGACACTGGCGACGTTCGGTGACCCGCCCGGCTCGCCGACGTCGCTGCTGGCCGCGTTCGAGACGTTGACCGGGATCCTCACCGACGGTGCGGTGACCGCGCTGCCGGTGATGGACGAGTCGGTGCGGGAGCGGGGCAAGGCCCGCTTCCGGCGGCGTACCGAGGCGATCGACGACCAGATCGTGCTCCGGTGCGCGCCGGAGGACGCCATCTGGGCCGAGTGGCTGGAGCGGGTGCTCAGCTCGGCCGGGCTGCGGGTGGTGGACCCCACCGCCGCCGTCGGGTCCGCCGGTACGCCTGCCCCGCGCACGCTGACCGTAGTGTCGCCGGCCTACGTGGCGACGCCGTCGGGCGGTCTGCCCGACCGCGACACGAGCACCGGCTCCACGGCCCTCGCCGTGTACGTCGCCGACCTGCGCCCGCTGGCCGAGTTCCCTTCCCAGAGCTCCACCAACCTGGTCAACGTGAGCGCCGCGACCGCCGTGGAGCGGGTGTTGCGGCTGGTCGGCCGGCCAGTGCCGTCGTCGGCGGACGGCCCGGCGGGTGGGAGTTCCCGCTATCCCGGCGCCGAGCCGTTGATCTTCAACGCGCCCAACCGGAACGCCCGCTTCACCGGCCGGGAGGACGACCTGGCACGGCTGCGCGCGCAGTTGCAGAGCGGGGGCAGCGCGGTGGTGCTGCCGGTCGCCCTGCAGGGCATGGGCGGTGTCGGTAAGACCCAGGTGGCCCTGGAGTACGTGCACCGGTACAAGGCCGCGTACGACGTGGTGTGGTGGATCGTGGCGGACCCGCCGCAGTTCGTCGACACCGCCCTCGCCGACCTCGCCGGTCGCCTCGGCATCCTCGCCGGGCCAACCCTGCCCGACACGGTCCGGTCGGTACTGCAGGTGCTGAGTCGGGGCGAGCCGTACGAGCGGTGGCTCGTCGTCCTCGACAACGCCGAAGAGCTCGACCAGATCGAACCCTTCCTGCCACAGGGCCCCGGGCACGTCCTGCTGACCTCCCGCAACCGGGCCTGGGGGGACCGGGCGAACCCGATCCAGGTGGATGTCTTCGACCGCACCGAGAGTGTCGCGCACCTCGCCCAGCGGGTGCCCACGATCAGCGCCGAGGAGGCCGACCGCGTGGCCGAGGCGCTCGGCGATCTGCCGATCGCGGTGGCGGCGGCGGGCGCGTGGCTCGCCGACACCGGCACGTCGGTCGCCGACTACCTGCGGCAGATCGAACGACACGGCCCCAGCGCGCTGTCGGTGGAGGCCACCTGGGACCTGTCGCTGAACCGGCTGCTCGACCAGGCGCCTGCCGCGTACCGGCTGTTGCAGCTCTGCTCGGTGCTGGCCCCGGAGATCGCACTCGAACTCGTCTACAGCGACGAGATGGCGGCAGCTCTCGTGCCGTTCGACCCGTCGGTGTCGGAGCGGCTCGTGCGCGGTGCCCTGGTCCAGCAGATCAACCGGTTGGCGCTGCTGAAACTGGACGTCCAGGGCGGGCGGGTCCAGGTGCACCGGCTGCTGCAGGCGGTGGTACGCGACCGGATGACCGATGACGAGATCAACGCCGCCCGACACCAGGTGCACCTGGTGCTGGCCGCGTCCCGGCCCCGCGGTGACGTGGACGACCCGACCACCTGGGCCCGGCTGCGCATGCTCTGGCCGCACCTGGAGGTCTCCGAGGCGCTGACCTGCCCGGACGAGTCGGTGTGTCAGCTGCTGATCGACCGCGTCCGCTATCTGTGGCAACGCGGTGGCCTGGACCAGGCCGACGGGTTCAGCCAGGAGGTGGACGACACCTGGTCCGCCCGGCTCGGCGACACACAGGACGAGGCCGACGCGACGGCGCTCGGTCGACAGTTGCTGCACCTGCGGTTCAACCGGGCGAACATCCTGCGCAGCCTGGGCCGGTTCGAAGAGGCCCGGGACCTGGACGAGGCGGTGCTGGCGGAGCAGCGTCGGCTGCTGGGCCCGCTGCACCCGCACAGCCTGATGACCGCCGGCAGCCTCGGCGGCGACCTGCGGGCGCTCGGCCGCTACGCCGAAGCGCTGGATCGGGACCGGTCCACCTACGCCTCGTGGCTTCAGGTGTTCGGTGAGGACCACCCACGGACGTTGAGTGCGGCCAACAACCTCGCCGTCTCGTACCGGCTGGTCGGCGACTACCGGTCGGCCCGCCGCTGGGACGACGAGGTGCACCAGCGGCGGCGGCTGGTGCTCGGCCCCACCAACCCGTACACCCTCGTCTCCGCCGTCCGCCTGGGCAGCGACCTGCGGGAAGCCGGCGAGTACGAGAGGTCGGCCACCCTGCTGCGCACCGTGTACGACTCGTACTGCGAGGTGCTCGGGCCCGACGACGGTAGAAGCCTCAGTGCCCAGGTCAACCTGGCGGTGTCGATGCGCAGCGCCGGCCGGGCGGGCGAGGCGGCGCCGATGTTCGAGGCGGCCTACCGGAAGTTCGACGAACTCTTCGGACCGGACAACCCGGACACGGTGGCGTGCCGGTCGAGCCGGGCGGCGAATCTGCTGGCCGTTGGCGACGCGGGCCGGGCGTTTACCGAGATGACCGCCGTGATCCAGGCGTACGAGGAGGAACTCCGGCTCGGCCCGGAGCACCCGCACACCCTGGCGACGTTGAGCAACATCTCCGCCGCCGAGCGTGCGCTCGGCCGCAGGTCGGAGTCGCGTGCATCGGCTGCCCGGGCTGCCGGAGAGTTGCGCAAGGTGCTCGGCCCCGACCACCCGCACACGCTCGCGGCGGAGGTGAACCAGGCGGTGTGCCTCGCCGAGGAGGGCGACTGGGAGTCGGCACGGGACCGGCTGCGGGAGACCGCCGGCCGGCTGTCCGCGGTGATCGGCGCGGACCACCCGGACACGCTGCGCTGCCTCGGCGATCTCGCCCTGGTGTCGAGGCGGGCCGGCGACGGCGCTCCCGCCGAGGACGTCGGCGCGGTGGCGGAGCGGCTGGCCGAGGTGATCGGCCACGAGCACCCGACCGTGCAGACCCTGCGCGAACGGCGGTTCGTCGTCCGCGTGATCGACCCGCACACGATCTGA
- a CDS encoding TIR-like protein FxsC produces the protein MSPPADRRRPAARGTYFFLSYAHSAPAPGARADADVWVGQFFTDLSDAVRRQARPVAGMRIGFFDQHIPLGADWKAALAEALGDAEVFVPLYSPGYFSRPWALGEQESFRARLAAAKPARTAAGHLIPVLWIPFPPWEAHPELDGALDLGRDVPEYAEDGLRAFCMLASYREQYELLLSRLAGQIVHIAERRPLGPSRAPGLDEVARPAPTDPDFVVAVLAPTQDRLPADRDPAGYAANGRLWRPYGRSQELPAAEYAVSTAERLGLSARTEDFAQAAGLLDRRPAVLLVDPWIAATPDGPEGLARMLHGLREWVVPLVVTDEEDTQDATRWATEVTQVLHDAGLPQVKRACSMPEFVDLMPALVTEARRQFLKYGPVVPFEPPPEPVPSLRDGLSAAGPTGTPDPASTPDDPAPPRTHGENR, from the coding sequence ATGAGCCCGCCGGCGGACCGGCGTCGACCGGCGGCGCGCGGGACGTACTTCTTCCTCAGCTATGCCCACTCGGCGCCGGCGCCGGGAGCGCGGGCCGACGCCGACGTCTGGGTCGGCCAGTTCTTCACCGATCTGTCCGACGCGGTGCGGCGCCAGGCGCGACCGGTGGCCGGGATGCGCATCGGCTTCTTCGACCAGCACATCCCGTTGGGCGCGGACTGGAAGGCCGCTCTCGCCGAGGCACTCGGTGACGCCGAGGTCTTCGTCCCGCTCTACTCACCCGGCTACTTCAGCCGTCCGTGGGCACTGGGGGAGCAGGAGTCCTTCCGGGCACGGTTGGCCGCCGCCAAGCCGGCCCGGACCGCCGCCGGCCATCTCATCCCGGTGCTGTGGATCCCGTTCCCTCCGTGGGAGGCCCATCCGGAGTTGGACGGCGCACTGGACCTGGGTCGGGACGTCCCGGAGTACGCCGAGGACGGCCTACGCGCGTTCTGCATGCTCGCCTCCTACCGGGAGCAGTACGAGCTGCTGCTGAGCCGCCTGGCCGGTCAGATCGTGCACATCGCCGAGCGGCGACCGCTGGGCCCGTCCCGGGCGCCCGGCCTCGACGAGGTCGCCCGCCCGGCGCCGACCGACCCGGACTTCGTCGTCGCCGTCCTGGCCCCGACCCAGGACCGCCTCCCGGCCGACCGCGACCCCGCCGGCTACGCCGCCAACGGCCGGCTCTGGCGGCCGTACGGGCGCAGCCAGGAGTTGCCCGCGGCCGAGTACGCGGTGAGCACCGCCGAGCGTCTCGGGCTGTCCGCCCGCACGGAAGATTTCGCGCAGGCCGCCGGGCTGCTCGATCGTCGACCGGCCGTGCTGCTGGTCGACCCGTGGATAGCGGCGACCCCGGATGGGCCCGAAGGCCTCGCCCGCATGCTGCACGGTCTGCGGGAGTGGGTCGTTCCCCTGGTGGTCACCGACGAGGAGGACACCCAGGACGCGACCCGGTGGGCGACCGAGGTGACGCAGGTGCTGCACGACGCCGGTCTGCCCCAGGTGAAGCGTGCCTGCAGCATGCCGGAGTTCGTCGACCTGATGCCGGCGCTGGTCACCGAGGCCCGCCGCCAGTTCCTGAAATACGGCCCGGTCGTCCCCTTCGAACCACCGCCGGAGCCGGTGCCGAGCCTGCGGGACGGCCTGTCCGCCGCCGGCCCGACCGGTACGCCCGACCCCGCGTCCACGCCTGATGATCCGGCCCCACCGCGTACCCACGGAGAAAACCGATGA